A genomic stretch from Nitrospira sp. includes:
- a CDS encoding four-helix bundle copper-binding protein: MASVTHSLEQHTIECIQTCMDCAHFCNACADEMVGMPHDEANDSIIRCIRLCRDCADICLLAAQWMGRNSAFSIRLCALCAEVCELCAGLCEQQTPQHAPCGECAKECRQCAALCHQMVAETIPAASTGNA; this comes from the coding sequence ATGGCATCCGTGACTCATTCCTTGGAGCAACACACCATCGAATGCATCCAAACGTGCATGGACTGCGCACACTTCTGCAATGCCTGTGCGGACGAGATGGTCGGGATGCCTCATGACGAGGCGAATGACTCGATCATCCGCTGCATCAGACTGTGTCGCGACTGTGCAGACATCTGTCTGTTGGCGGCGCAATGGATGGGGCGGAATTCGGCGTTTTCCATCCGTCTGTGCGCGCTCTGTGCCGAAGTCTGTGAGCTCTGTGCCGGACTCTGCGAGCAGCAGACCCCTCAGCATGCACCGTGTGGAGAATGCGCGAAAGAATGTCGTCAATGCGCGGCGCTCTGTCACCAAATGGTTGCGGAAACCATCCCCGCGGCGTCTACCGGCAATGCCTGA